The Glycine soja cultivar W05 chromosome 4, ASM419377v2, whole genome shotgun sequence genomic sequence AGGGAGGAAGTACAATCAGAATAGGCCTAAAATGTGTAAGGGGGTTTTGGGAGGGTTTGGCATGGGGCAGAGTAGCATTACttatctaattttatctttgtttttccaTTACTCTCTGTTATTCATCTTGTTTCTGTTACTGTATATAGAGAACTACTATATCGTGTCCCTGTTATTCTAGTGTGAATATCAGGTTCCATCACTCTTTGTTATTCATCTTGTTTATATGTTATATGATTTTTTCCCACTAGTTTTTCCATACATTTGGATGGTTTTTCCATGCTCTGAAAAATATTCTAAGGTTTCTTGTTAATTAACCTCATGGTTATGGCTAATTTCTTATGATTATTCAATTTGAAATCACTAGTGGTTTCAAATGATGGTCCAAGTAAGACTATGCTGGAGGAACTAGAAGCTGAATGGGTGGATACCTCTTTTTTGTGGTATGCATATGAATATATGTgtcaatttaatgtttttttagtctGAAGAGCTTAGAGTTACAAGCACATGGAGATTCTTCCTCCTTAAAATGCaaaaaagggaaggaaaaaaagtaacaaaaaatagtttagtaaaagaaaatcacaaaaaatagtTTAGTATATGCACTGGATGGAGCAAGAGTGGTCTATTTTGATGCAAGGATGCCTGCAGTGCTCTTGTCATTGCTCAAGAggtaattacattttatttgttACCTAGTTTGAGTAATGCAAAGGTTCCATATAGAGTTATTCTCATTAGATTTGTGTTTACTCAAATTTCTGTGATTGCTATCAATACATATTCTTAAAGAGGTTGCTAATTCAAATGCTAGTAGTGGCTGAAGGTAACAGATCATAAGCCTCATAATTAGGATAGAAAACTCCATACCCCTTTTCTATACAAAGTGTTGCTGAAAAAGACCGAATCACCTATAAATGAATCATTACTTGATTTACAAATATTGTCCTTAATGTGATTGCTTTTGATATTTGAAGAGAAAGCCTTCTGATGAAACATAAGctagtttaattatatttttcccttTCAGGCATTTCACCAGAATATATCTATCTTAATTGATGGGGAAAGGCCTAGGGAAGGATTGAATGACCTCCTGAGTTTGGCTGATTATGTTGTATGTTCAGAAAAACTTCCACAGGCAAGTAACTCATACTATATCACAAAGTAAACTACTAGAATATCATAAGCACTTGGGACCTGTGAGTCCTCTATCAGGTTGCAGTTATATTGTATTATTCTTAGATTCCAAGTTTCCACCATTTCATCAGTGAAATATGAAATGTACTTCGCAAGTTTCCAAAACCATTGTTAATCTTTACACCAACCGTGCCTGGTGCATACCCTGTAATATTGTTTTGTCATGGCTATTTCCTACGCAATATCTAAGTGTAAGGCTTACAAAACACTTCCTAATATTCTCACGGGGGTGTCACAATCATTGGATTTGAACATAATAGTAGCAATAATTGGCACTGGATTGGGCCCAGAgaagggtatttttttttacttaagttcGGTGTATTTGAGTATTTTGTATTGTCTGGGAATTAACATTTTGGAACCTATTTTGCAAGTTCTTGTTTTTTTGGTAAGCAACAAGGTTTTAACATTGGTGTTGTGTGaagtttcatcatttttcaCCTTTTATCATGTAatgatatacatttttttaagccCCTCAAACAATCTTTGTGAGAATAAGTTGTTCTGGGGCCGAAGACCTCTTCAAGTATGAATCTGGTTCTTTTATACATTGTTGCTTAATATTACAAATTATGTTTCCTATTTTTTCATCATTCTGAATTACTGCTTTTGATGTGCAGATTGTGTTATTGCTTTTGGCTGTAATTGTTGATGTATGTTGTAATTCAGTTAATTAGTTAGTAGTTAGGAGTTAGTTAGTTTGACAGCTATGAAGGTTGTTGTAGTTACATATGCagtgtgtataaaaataatagtgatcATGAATGAGAAATATGAGAGTGCAGaagttttaattcaaaattttaagttcCCTCTATTTTCTCAATCAattctttcatcttctcttattcTCTAACATAGAGTGAGTGAGTGCATAGTGTGAGTGTGTGTGAAGAGCTTCTTTGTTCCAACAACTGGTATTCAGAGCTGAGGTTCAAGATCCTTGGATACCGAAATTGAGATGGCTTCCTCGAATGGAAATTTTCCAGCATCTATGCTTGTTCTCAAAGGCAAGAACTATGATGATTGGTGTGCTCAGATGAAGGTAATTTTTCGATTTCAAGATGTGACagaaatggtgcaaaaaggggtTCAAGAACTTGACAGGAACCCAACTGATGCACAGAAGGTGGCTCACCGTGATTTGATGAAAAGAGATGCAAAACATTGTTCATTATTCATCAGTGTGTAGATGCagataattttcagaaaattagataTGTTGATACTACAAAGAAGGCATGGGATACTCTAGAGAAATCCTATGCAGGGGATAGCAAACTTAAGAAGGTGAAGTTGCAGACCTTGAGAAGGCAGTATGAACTTCTACAAATGAGAGAACAAGAAAGCATTGGTGAGTTCTTTTCTCGAGTCTTGgcaattacaaatcaaatgaatgCTTATGGTGACAAGCAATCAGACTTGGGGATCATTAACAAGGTATTAAGAACCTTGAACCAAGATTCGATCATATAGTGGTGGCATTTAAGCAAGGCCAGAATTTTGAAgaaatgaagattgaagaactaCAAGGAATTCTTGAAGCTCAAGAGATGAGGCTCAATGAAAGAAATTTACAAAGATCAGCTGAGCAAGCTATGCAAGCCCAAACAACCAAAGGGAACAACTATGATGGTGGTAAGAATaagaagggaaagggaaagTGGAAGAACAATAAGTGGAAGGAGTCAAGTGAGGGCTCTAGCAGTTCTGGAAATCATAACCATAATGAAGAAACAGACAAGAAAAGTGGGAATCACAAAGTGGGTAGTGTTATAACTGTCAGAAATGGGGACATTTTGCAGATGAATGCAGAAATAAAAGGGTTCCAAGAAATGCAGATGAGGCTCAATTGGCACAAGATGAGGATTCTGACTCTGATAAAGTGTTACTAATGGCAACAACAAACTCATAAGAAGACAATGTTAATCTGTGGTATCTTGACACAGGCTGTTCCAATCACATGACTGGACATAGAGAGTGATTTGTAAACATTGATGATAAGGTGAAGAGCAAGATCAAGTTTGCAGATAACAGCTCTGTAACTGCAGAAGGCATTGGAAAGGCAATGATTCATAGGAAGGATGGACAACACTCATTTATAAATGATGTGCTATATGTTCCCAATATGAAGAATAATTTGCTGAGCTTGGGACAGTTGCTAGAAAAGGGCTACTCAATGAAAATGGAGGACAGTCAAATGAAGATATTTGACAGCAAGAGGAGGTTGATCCTAAAGGCTTCTTTGTCAAGAAACAGAACATTCAAGATTGGAATTCAGAttgcagaatttcaattggCTGCTTCTATAAGTGATGAAAGCTAGATGTGGCATCATAGGTTTGGTCATCTAAATTTCAGGAGTTTAAGTGAATTGAAAAGTAAGAAAATGGTTCATGGTCTTCCCCAAATTGAGATACCAAAACAATTATGTTTTGAGTGTTGTGTGTCAAAGCAACCAAGGAATTCTTTCAAGTCagaaatttcaatcaaatccaaaagAAAGCTTGAAGTGATCTATTCTGATGTGTGTGGTCCTTTTGAAGTGAAATCCCTAGGAGGTAACAATTACTTTGTGTCATTCATTGATGAATTTACTAGAAAAATGTGGATCTATTTCATTAAGCAGAAAAGTGAagtgtttaacatttttgagaAGTTTAAGTTGTTAAGTGAAAAGCAAAGTGATAAGGTAATCAAAGTGCTTAGAACAGATGGAGGTGGTGAGTATAACTCACATGAATTTCAAGTATTTTGTGATGAAGAGGGGATAATTCATGAAGTGACATCTCCCTATACACCTCAGCATAATGGTGTTGCTGAGAGAAGAAACAGAACCATTTTGAACATGGCCAGGAGCATGATGAAAGGGAAGGGAATGCCTCATTACTTTTGGGGAGAGGCAACTTCTACTGCTATGTATATTATGAAAAGGTGTCCCACTAAGAGATTGCAGGGATACACACCTAAAGAAGCATGGTCAGAAAAGAAGCCTAGTGTGAGTCATTTCAGAATATGTGGTTCACTGTGTTTTAGGCATGTGCATGAGCAGAACAGAAAGAAACTTGATGACAAGGCTGAACTAATGATACTCATTGGATATCATCCAACTAGTGCCTACAAGCTGTATGATCCTAGAATGAGGAAGGTTGTGATTAGCAGAGATGTCTTGATAGATGAAACAAAGGGCTGGAATTGGGAAATAAATGTTGTTGACAATGGTGAAAGAAAGGTGATTGTGAACCTTGAAGACAAACAAAGTGAAGAGGATATACCATCATGTGGAGAGCAACTCAAAAGGTCACAAAGAGAGAGACAAGTACCACAAACACTCAGAGAGTATGAATTGTATCCTGATACAGCAATCACTACAAAAGGGGATTTTGTGCACTTTGCTCTACTTGCTGAATCAGAACCAATGAGTCATGATGAAGCCTCACAAAGTTCACATTGGAGAAAAGCTATGGAAGAAGAATTGAGATCAATTGAGAAGAATCAGACTTGGGAGTTAGTCCATTTGCCTCAAGGAAAAAAACCAATTGATGTGAAATGGGTATATAAGACTAAAGTAAAGCCTAATGGAGATGTGTCCAAGTATAAGGCAAGATTAGTAGCAAGGGGATTTCTGCAAAAACATGGCTTGGATTACAATGAGGTTtttgctccagttgcaagacTTGAAACTGTTAGGCTCATTGTGGCAGCTGCTTGCAACAGAAATTGGTCTCTATATCAACTGGATGTGAAGTCATCATTTTTGAATGGGCCACTTGAAGAAGAAGTCTACATAACTCAACCACCTGGTTATGTAGTTGTAGGACAAGCAAATAGATGGGGGTGAAAAGAAGTTGATCCTACCTTGTACAAGCAAATTGTAGGCTCATTGAGGTACCTATGTAACACCAGACCTGATATTGCCTATTGTGTTGGGTTGATAAGCAGGTTTATGGAGAAACCAAAGACACCTCACTTCCTGGCAGCAAAGAGGATTCTAAGGTATGTGAAAGGAACATTGGATCTTGGCATTTTATATCCTTACAGTCAGAAGAATATAGAAGGAGAAGTGTTTGGTTATAGTGATTCAGATTGGTGTGGTGATAAGGATGATAGGAAAAGCACTACTGGTtatgttttcaaatttggaaCATCACCAATCTCTTGGTGCTCAAAGAAGCAGAGTGTAGTTGCTTTGTCAACATGTGAAGCAGAATATATTGCTGCTGCTATGGCAGCCTGTCAAACTCTATGGCTGGAAGCTTTAATGGAAGAGCTAAACTTGAGAAATTGCAGTACTATGAGGTTGTTGATGGATAACAAATCAGCAATTGATTTAGCTAAGCATCTTGTTGCACATGGCAGGAGTAAACATATTGAAACCAAGTTTCATTTCCTGCGTGATCAAGTGAGTAAGGAGAAGCTTGAATTGGAGTTTTGTAGGTCTGAAGATCAAGTTGCAGAAATActaactaagccattgaagtctaTCAAGTTTAAAGAATTGAGAGACAAGTTAGGAGTGACATCCTTGACTAATCTGAATTAAGGAGGGATGTTGATGTATGCTGTAattcagttagttagttagtagtTAGGAGTTAGTTAGTTGGACAGCTATGAAGGTTGTTGTAGTTACATATGCagtgtgtataaaaataatagtgatcATGAATGAGAAATATGAGAGTGCAAAAGTTTTAATTCAGAATTTTAAGTTCCCTCTATTTTCTCAATCAattatttcatcttctcttattcTCTAACATAGAGTGAGTGAGTGCATAATGTGAGTGTGTGTGAAGAGCTTCTTTGTTCCAACAATAATTGCAATTCCATGGATGCTCTTTCTGAAACCTTTCATACTAAGCTTCATACTGAGGTGCCACTTTCACCTGTCTTGTGTATGGTTTTCTTGCTTgaaagtttataattttatttagccAGACCACTTTATTGGACCTATGTGTACATGTGCTTGTGGTTTGAGTTTCCTCATTTTGGCTGTGAATACTGCATAAGGTTAAAAATCAACTCTTCTTGAGAACCATTATAAGAACCATGGTTAAATTTTCCttggttaaattttattttaatataagagtaatatttatttatttatctttgtaTTGCCTATAATGGAATATGTAATATTTCATTCATCTTATATTAATAGCCTTTCTGCAGAAGCCCAAgacatattaaaattatcatattccAACTTTGATTTTTGTCCCCTTTTCTACAAGGATCCTTTACTAGTACCGGTTTGGTGGTTTCCTCCAAATTGCCTAGATTTTCTGACATGTACACACTCACTATAGCTAGCACAGATCCAAAGTCAATTTCTACAAATGAACAGTACATTTCACCAAAAGTGTCACTCAGTGGTATCTTTCTCTCGGTTCTCTCGCTTCATCCCTTAACATATGTCTGCTCACACGATGACATTGGACATATGAATCAGTATGCATTCATC encodes the following:
- the LOC114410642 gene encoding uncharacterized protein LOC114410642 yields the protein MASSNGNFPASMLVLKGKNYDDWCAQMKVIFRFQDVTEMVQKGVQELDRNPTDAQKKIRYVDTTKKAWDTLEKSYAGDSKLKKVKLQTLRRQYELLQMREQESIGIKNLEPRFDHIVVAFKQGQNFEEMKIEELQGILEAQEMRLNERNLQRSAEQAMQAQTTKGNNYDGGKNKKGKGKWKNNKWKESNECRNKRVPRNADEAQLAQDEDSDSDKVLLMVKSKIKFADNSSVTAEGIGKAMIHRKDGQHSFINDVLYVPNMKNNLLSLGQLLEKGYSMKMEDSQMKIFDSKRRLILKASLSRNRTFKIGIQIAEFQLAASISDES